The genomic DNA GTTAAAATTGCAATTGAAATAGATACTAATATTACATTAAATTCCATAGGTATCTTACTGTATATTAGTAAAAATACATTATTTCTTTTTAAAACTTCACCTTTTATTTTGATATATAAAATTATAGATAATAAACATATAATTGCTAAACTTAAACTAGCTACAAAAAATAATCTTACTTTTTCTGTAGCTTGTTTAAATATTTGAAAATTAGTATATACTATTCCATCTTCTATAGTTGGCTCTTCTGGAAAAGATACATATGCCTCAAAACCTTCATCTACTTCATTTAGTTCCAGACTCAGATTATTCAGTTCAAATTTTTCTCCATTTATTGTTTTAATATATGAGCTCTTTCCTATCTTATTTATTATCTCTACATTACAATAGCTCTTAGTTTTTTGTTTAAAATCATATAAACTAGCATATGACGTATTTGTATAAAATACTCCTGTGTATGTATTAATAACATACACTTTTATATTTTTTAGATAACTTAAATATTCTTCAGAAGCTTGTTCATTAATCATGATTTTATCATACTCAGAATCACTACTACTTAAATCTATACTTTTACCTTCTTGTTGGAATTTACCTTTTTCTTTACTAGTTAATTTACCACCTACAGATAGCTTAAACTTGGGTAATAGACTTGCCATTGTTCCTTCGTCAAATATATTACTATCATAAAAATCATCAGATATATCAAAAATCCCACTCTTTGTAGAAGTTTTTTGTATATTGTATTTAGGCTCAGCAAGTCCTATTGTCACCAACAATATAGTTAATGGAAATGAGATAGATATTATGATTAATGAAACTAACTTTAATACTCTATATTTCTCCAAGTTGCCCACCTCATCTACATTGTCAGTATTTTATATAAAATAAAGTTTAAGAAAAGCATAATCCCCATAGAGTAAATTAAACTCTCAGAGAAAAAATTAAAACATATTAAAATTCCTAACATTTGTGTAAATGTAAAAATGACTAAAATCAAAATGCAATTAAATATTAAACTCTTTTCTTTTATAATTTTTCCACTAAAATTTTTCAATCTTATAACCAACTCCCCACACCACCTTTAAAAATCTTGGTTCTTTTGGATTTATTTCAATCTTTTCTCTTATTCGTCTGATATGTACTGCTACTGTATTTTCTGAATTAAAACTTTCCTCATTCCATACTTTTTCGTATATCTCATCTATTGAGAAAACTCGTCCTTTATTTTCTAAAAGAAGTTCAATTATTTTATACTCAATTGGAGTCATTTTTATGTTTTCACCATCAATTTTAACTTCTTTTGTTAGTGTATTTAACTCCAAAGCTCCACTTTTTAAAATTTCTTTACATGTATCTTCATAATTACCTAAAGTTACATATCGTCTTAAGTTTGATTTAACCCTAGCTATAAGCTCTAATAGATTAAATGGCTTTGTTATATAATCATCAGCTCCAATATTTAATCCTATTATTTTATCTGTATCTTCACTTTTTGCTGAAATTAAAATTATTGGAATATTTCTTTCTTCTCGTATTTTTACAGTTGCTTTGATTCCATCTAATTTAGGCATCATTATATCCATTAGTATTAGATGAATGTCATTCTCTGTTATTATTTCCAAAGCTTTCATTCCATCATATGCTTTATATATTTTAAATCCTTCTGATTTAAGATATATTTCTATCGAATCAACAATTTCTTTATCATCGTCTACTACTAATATATTGTACATATTTTCACTTCCTCTATTGTATAATAATACTTATCTATATTATACAATATCTTTCACTCCCTTTCTCAACAATGACTAAATTGTTATATTACTTTGGCTTACATTTTTGTAACTTTCCCTTATAACTATATAATAAAATATAAATCTTAAGAAAATATTATCCTAATTCTTAAATATTTCTTAAGATTTAAGATAAATTGAGGTTTATTTGAATAAATTGATTTGAATTATGTTGTTTTCAGATTACTTTCATTTAAGTATTTTGATTGCATTCAGCTGAATTAATGTATATTAATTCTTATTAAACAGTTTCTATTTTCTAGGTGGAAGAATGGTGGAAGAATTACATTTCACTAATTTTCTTCCACCATTCTTCCACCCAAATATACTTAGAAACATTCATTTCACTGCAATAATAGCTACTTATTTAAATTCTATTTTTATACATTCTATCTACTATATACTGTACATATTCTATTAAAATTTATATAACTAAAATACAAACTTATTTCATTTTCTTAACATGTTCAGAATAATAAACAAAATGAAGGTAGAAAAAGTTATAATTTCATACCTTCATTTTATTTATTATGTATCAATTTGTCATTTTCTTATTTCAAATTCTTAAAACATTCTTCGAGTTCACTTAATTTATCTTCATCCACTTCGTCGTCTTCACCATGTAACGCTGACATTAAACTTGAAATTGAATTTTTATGTATGTTCTTCAAAAATTCCTTTGTTTCAAACCTTAGATATTTTTTCTCTTTTACTAGTATATTATAATGTGTAAGTTTGCCTATTTTCTCTGTACTTAAAAACTCCCTTCGCTCTAATCTTTTCAAAACTGTAAATGTAGTTGATTCATTCCACTCATATTTTTCTTCCATTGCAGCAACTAATTCCCTAGAAGTTAATACCTTGTTAGCTTCACAAATATATCTCATAACTTTTAATTCCGCTTCTGGTAATTTACTAATTTTCATAATTCGCGCCCCTTTGCCGATTTATGTATATGTTAAATTCTATATCAATAAAGTTTTACAAACAAGAGAATTAAGGTAAATAATTCCATCCAATTTTTACCATATTATTCTTTTAGGTTTTATAATACTTATCTAATGAGATTGACATTTTACTCATTTTAGGATATTATGAAGTTAACTTCACATGAAGTTAGCTTCATATAGAAAGAGGTTATGGAATGAAAACAAAAGTACGAGAATTTCGAACAAATATGGGTCTAACACAGCAACAACTCGCTGATTTAGTCCATGTATCAAACAGAACAATTATTTCTATTGAAAAAGAGCAATATAGCCCTTCTCTTATGCTTGCCTATCGTATGGCACAAGTGTTTGGTACAACGATTGAAGAACTATGTTGTTTAAAAGAAAATAAAGAAATGGAGGATAAAAAACATGAAAGTAAAGAGTAAACGAAGTTTTATAGTGGGTATTATAGTTTGTGTGTTATGTTGTGCTAGTTTAGTTATTTATTGCATTTTAAAAGATAAAAGATTCCTAATTTCATCATTTCTTTTAATTGTAATAGCAATCTTTAATTTTTGTAATGCTTTTTCAAGAAAAGGCATTGTTGAAGAATTACACGATAGTACAGATGAAAGAGACTTGTACTTAACAATGAAAACAAGTCATATCTTAGTTAAAATTATGAATTATACATTATTTACTTTTACATTTCTTTTCATCATAGCTTATAGTGCATGGAAAAATCAATCACTTCTAGTTATAGCTATAACACTATGTGTCATTGAGATTTTTTTATTTGTTGCATATTTACTTATCAATATATTTTTAGAGAAAAAAGAGTAAATACAAGGGGTGATATAAATGTATTTTAAAACTTATATACTAAAAAGAGAAGTAAATAACAAACAACTAGAGATAACTCGAAGTTTTGACTTAGATAATCTAATTTGTACTGCAACAGAGATTTTGAAAGATAATGAGATTGATTTGATAATTACTGATGAAGTAAATAATGTTGTTTGGAGAAATGAAAAAAGCACTCCCCCAGCAAGAGAATGCTTAGTTATAGCTATAGAAGTGTATTGGTGGTACACTTCTATTTTTTTATTATATCATATAAATTATGTTATCAAAAAGAGCTATTTAAATCGATTTTAAGGTGTGTTGAATAAGGTTCTTGATAGTTTATATATTGATGAATTTCAAAAAAATAAGCACTCTTTATTATAAGGAGTGCTTTGGTGTATGTTAATCTTCTATCTAATACAATTATAACATGTCTTATGTTTTAGTATGATAATTTTCGTTCGCTTTATTATTACAATTTTTACTATAGTTTTATCTATCCTGTTAATATTTGTAATATTTTAGATACTCTTTGTACTTGTGTTACTGATATACTTTGATTAAGAAAAGCAAATTTAATAGGAGGTATCTGCTATGGATTTTGGAAATATCAATCTTATACTTATTGGAATAATAGTTATAATAGGAACTACAATAATATATTTAATTAAACCTAAAACTGCTTTTTGTAGTAAAAAATATTTTAATAAATTAGAATCAATATATGGAAATATAGATAAGAAAAAAACTGTTAAACTAGAAGTACTTTATCGCTATGTAACAGGTCTTGAGTATATAGCAATAGGCTTATTTACAAGAAGATTAGATATTACAATAATAGCAATAATATTAGTAGCCATTATAACAACAGCATTATATTATCTAATTAGAAAGAAATATATAACTATATAAAAAATAATATCTTATAAATAATAAGCCTATCATTATACTCTATTTTTAGCTAAAATCGTTCGACAAATTGCTGATATAAGTTCTTAAATATGCTATAAATTAAAGTATATTATATAACATTGTAGGAGGGATTTTATGGATTTTGGGGAAGTTAAATCAGAGTTAAGTGACAAAGACCTTAAAGATAATGAAGAAGCTTTAAACAAGTATAAAAAATATTATTTAAAAGTTTATAAGTATTATAGTGAAATGGATTCCATAAAAAGTATTCAAGATATAGAAATAGAGCAATCTAGGCTTAAAGGACAGTTACAAAAAAATAGTAACCCCATTTTTGCTTTGTATATATCTATTATGGCTGTTGTATTTTCTACAACAATTAACTTAACATTTGATTTATCAGATATCACTAATTATTTTATTAGAATGATTATGACACTTTTATTTATTGTACTTCTTATTTTTTTAGTTAACAAGGGCATTCTTCCAATAGCTATACCTTATAGAAATAATATACAATTTTATACTACTGCATTAGATGTATTCGAAGATATGAAAAATAAAATACTTAGAGAGAGAAAGTATAAAAAAAGAAGGTAACAACCAACTCTAGTTGCTACCTTCTAATCTATTTAACTAAGTTTTCTACTTCACTAAATGCTTTCTCATTTCCATTTCCACCAATTTGAGTTATATTTCTAAATTCTCTTTTATTTATTAAACTTTTTTGA from Clostridioides difficile ATCC 9689 = DSM 1296 includes the following:
- a CDS encoding response regulator transcription factor — encoded protein: MYNILVVDDDKEIVDSIEIYLKSEGFKIYKAYDGMKALEIITENDIHLILMDIMMPKLDGIKATVKIREERNIPIILISAKSEDTDKIIGLNIGADDYITKPFNLLELIARVKSNLRRYVTLGNYEDTCKEILKSGALELNTLTKEVKIDGENIKMTPIEYKIIELLLENKGRVFSIDEIYEKVWNEESFNSENTVAVHIRRIREKIEINPKEPRFLKVVWGVGYKIEKF
- a CDS encoding BlaI/MecI/CopY family transcriptional regulator, coding for MKISKLPEAELKVMRYICEANKVLTSRELVAAMEEKYEWNESTTFTVLKRLERREFLSTEKIGKLTHYNILVKEKKYLRFETKEFLKNIHKNSISSLMSALHGEDDEVDEDKLSELEECFKNLK
- a CDS encoding helix-turn-helix transcriptional regulator, encoding MKTKVREFRTNMGLTQQQLADLVHVSNRTIISIEKEQYSPSLMLAYRMAQVFGTTIEELCCLKENKEMEDKKHESKE